DNA from Micromonospora nigra:
TCGAGTATCTGGACCGGCTGGGTAGGGGCCTGTCACTGCTGGGGGAGTCGGCGCAGGCCGTCGACCCGGACAAGGCGAAGCACCTGCGGGAGTTGGCGACGGAGAACCTCTGGTCGTCGGCGAAGCTGCTCGACGGCTCCGAGGTCAAGCTCGGCCAGGTCGGCTGGGCGGATCTGAAGAACGGGAAGTTCCACGGCGACCCCGATCCGCAGCCGTCGCTGGTGACGAGCGGGGAGAACCTGACCGGTGGGCTCGAACTGATGCAGAAGGCGCTCGGTGATCCGCAGCCGGAGCCCAACATCGAGGCGGCGATGGCACGCTTCGACGAGGCGTACAAGGATCTCGGGACGCTGTTCGCCGGCTGATCTTGCTACGGATACGGCGGTCCCGGCCAGGGGCCGCCGCACCCGGCTGCCCGTGGAGTTCGACGGCATCGCCGGCTCCGGCGCCGACGGCCACCCGGAAGCACCGTTGTGTGAGGATCTGCGGCATGGGCACCCGTACGGAACCGGGATCAGCCGCAAATGGTGTCACGCAGCTCGCCGATCGGCTCCGGCGGTTCGCCGAGGAGCGTGACTGGCAGCAGTTCCACACGCCGAAGAACCTGGCGATGGCGCTCGCCGGCGAGGTCGGGGAACTGTTGGCGGAGTTGCAGTGGCTGACGCCGGAGCAGGCGGCCACAGTGATGGCGGACCCGGAGGCGGGCGACCGGGTGCGCGCCGAGATCGGGGACGTCATGATCTATCTGGTCCGGCTCGCCGACGTCCTCGACATCGATCTGGTAGAAGCGGCGACCGACAAGCTGACGGACTCC
Protein-coding regions in this window:
- a CDS encoding nucleotide pyrophosphohydrolase, producing the protein MGTRTEPGSAANGVTQLADRLRRFAEERDWQQFHTPKNLAMALAGEVGELLAELQWLTPEQAATVMADPEAGDRVRAEIGDVMIYLVRLADVLDIDLVEAATDKLTDSARRYPVESAKGSAAKARRS